From one Prochlorococcus marinus str. MIT 0912 genomic stretch:
- the rplS gene encoding 50S ribosomal protein L19, with product MSVDSKELSSEEVKVEDESNASEESEVKISSETKSKGKKTPVKKLSPSEIIKAFEDAQQTKDLPDIYVGDTVRVGVRISEGNKERVQPYEGVVIAKRHGGIHQTITVRRIFQGIGVERVFLVHSPQVASIKVERRGKVRRAKLFYLRERVGKATRVKQRFDR from the coding sequence ATGTCCGTTGATTCGAAAGAGCTCTCATCAGAAGAGGTCAAAGTTGAAGATGAATCAAATGCTTCAGAAGAGTCTGAAGTAAAAATTTCTTCTGAAACGAAATCTAAAGGAAAGAAAACTCCAGTAAAAAAGCTCTCTCCTTCAGAAATAATAAAAGCTTTTGAAGATGCGCAACAAACCAAAGATCTCCCTGATATTTACGTTGGAGACACTGTGCGTGTTGGCGTCAGAATAAGTGAGGGCAACAAGGAGAGGGTTCAACCCTATGAAGGTGTTGTAATAGCAAAGAGACACGGAGGAATTCATCAAACAATTACAGTAAGAAGAATTTTCCAAGGAATAGGAGTTGAAAGGGTTTTTCTGGTTCACAGTCCACAAGTTGCATCCATTAAGGTTGAACGCCGAGGTAAAGTAAGAAGAGCGAAGCTTTTCTATCTGCGTGAGCGAGTGGGCAAAGCCACACGCGTAAAGCAGCGCTTCGACCGCTGA
- a CDS encoding SDR family oxidoreductase: MNKNLSDNSRFKGLRVAITGANGSLGKSLIEVLKKKGAYVVGLTHDKKNNCNCSKSTPDEWILWSCGEEELLSSSLTNIDILILNHGFNPKQMIDSNDINKAIEINSLSHWKLIEIFENLALSTNLKKYSPKEVWVNTSEAEIQIAFSPVYEITKRLIGELVSLKKSKLLMEKRNCFFIRKLILGPFKSKLNPQGIMHPEFVARKIIQKAEKENYLIIVSPNPITYLLMPFVESIRILYSRFIKKIYSN, translated from the coding sequence ATGAACAAAAACTTATCAGACAATTCAAGGTTTAAAGGTTTAAGAGTTGCCATAACTGGTGCAAATGGGAGCCTTGGAAAGTCACTCATTGAAGTACTCAAAAAGAAAGGGGCTTATGTAGTTGGCTTAACTCATGATAAAAAAAACAATTGTAACTGTTCTAAAAGCACTCCAGACGAATGGATTCTTTGGTCCTGTGGAGAAGAAGAACTCCTTTCAAGCAGCCTTACTAATATTGATATTTTAATACTTAATCATGGATTCAATCCAAAGCAAATGATTGATTCAAATGATATAAATAAGGCAATAGAAATAAATTCACTTAGTCATTGGAAATTAATAGAAATTTTTGAGAATTTAGCACTTTCTACTAATTTAAAAAAGTACAGTCCAAAGGAAGTTTGGGTAAACACATCTGAAGCCGAAATCCAAATAGCTTTTAGCCCGGTATATGAAATAACAAAACGTCTGATAGGTGAGCTTGTAAGTTTAAAAAAAAGTAAATTATTAATGGAAAAAAGAAATTGTTTTTTTATCAGGAAATTAATTCTAGGTCCTTTTAAATCGAAATTAAACCCACAAGGAATAATGCATCCTGAATTTGTAGCAAGAAAAATAATACAAAAAGCAGAAAAAGAGAATTATTTAATTATAGTATCTCCTAATCCCATAACATATTTATTAATGCCATTCGTTGAATCAATTAGAATCTTATATTCAAGATTTATAAAGAAAATTTACTCAAATTAA
- the map gene encoding type I methionyl aminopeptidase: MNLFSDLLSSSNSKIPINNGPVIKQRRGVEIKSSREIEIMRKSSKIVATVLSEIRDLVKPGMSTLDLDKYAEKRIRDHDAEPSFKGYHGFPGSICSSINNEVVHGIPSKKKIINDGDLLKVDTGAFYNGYHGDSCITICVGNTSDKAIELSRVAKEALMLGIKQIKPQNKLLDIAGAIEDYVKANGFSIVEDYTGHGVGRNLHEEPSVFNFRTNDLPNVTLREGMTIAVEPIINLGSKYCKTLRDGWTVITKDGNLSAQWEHTVLVTEDGFEILTDRGD; this comes from the coding sequence ATGAATCTTTTCTCTGATCTTCTTTCTTCTTCAAACTCAAAGATCCCTATCAACAATGGTCCTGTTATTAAACAAAGAAGAGGAGTGGAAATTAAGTCCTCTAGAGAGATAGAAATCATGCGTAAATCTAGTAAAATAGTTGCGACTGTATTGAGTGAAATTAGAGACTTAGTTAAACCTGGAATGTCTACTTTGGATCTAGATAAATATGCAGAAAAACGCATAAGAGATCATGATGCAGAACCAAGCTTTAAGGGATATCATGGCTTCCCAGGTAGTATCTGTTCAAGCATAAATAACGAAGTGGTTCATGGAATACCGAGTAAGAAGAAAATTATTAATGATGGAGATTTACTCAAAGTAGATACTGGAGCTTTTTACAATGGTTACCATGGAGATAGTTGTATAACTATATGCGTTGGTAATACATCAGATAAAGCAATTGAATTAAGTAGAGTTGCTAAAGAAGCTTTGATGCTTGGAATAAAACAAATTAAGCCACAGAATAAACTTCTTGATATAGCAGGAGCTATAGAAGATTATGTTAAAGCTAATGGTTTTAGTATCGTAGAAGATTATACGGGACATGGCGTCGGAAGGAATCTTCATGAAGAACCTTCCGTTTTTAATTTTAGAACCAATGATTTGCCAAATGTTACTCTGCGAGAAGGAATGACTATTGCTGTTGAACCTATAATTAATCTTGGCTCAAAATACTGTAAAACACTTCGCGATGGATGGACCGTAATAACAAAAGATGGAAATCTTTCGGCTCAATGGGAGCACACTGTCTTAGTTACTGAAGATGGGTTCGAGATACTTACTGATAGAGGAGATTGA
- a CDS encoding YajQ family cyclic di-GMP-binding protein yields the protein MPSSYSFDVVSEFDQQELVNAIDQLRREVDQRYDLKDSKTKIDIKEDELSIVSLSDMTIESVKDILLQKATKRNLSLKIFDFQKVEIIGGNMVMQIVKLKKGLPQEISKKLSKLVRDNMKKVTVSIQGDSLRVTGKNKDDLQSAINLIKKQEDDLEIALQFQNYR from the coding sequence ATGCCCTCTTCTTATTCTTTCGATGTGGTTTCAGAATTTGATCAGCAGGAATTAGTAAATGCTATTGATCAATTGAGGAGAGAGGTTGATCAAAGGTATGATCTAAAAGACTCAAAGACAAAAATAGATATTAAAGAAGATGAATTATCAATTGTCTCTTTAAGCGATATGACAATAGAATCCGTAAAAGATATTTTATTACAGAAAGCAACTAAGAGAAATTTATCATTAAAGATATTTGATTTTCAAAAAGTTGAAATAATAGGAGGCAATATGGTAATGCAAATTGTTAAATTAAAGAAAGGTTTGCCTCAAGAAATTTCAAAGAAATTGAGTAAGTTAGTTCGAGATAATATGAAAAAAGTAACTGTTTCAATTCAAGGAGATAGTTTGAGAGTTACAGGTAAAAATAAAGATGATTTGCAATCTGCAATTAATTTAATTAAGAAGCAGGAAGACGATTTAGAAATAGCCCTACAATTTCAAAATTATAGATAG
- a CDS encoding DNA recombination-mediator protein A, whose translation MSLSRSLDLPALGRVDTLAQELALLKNEGKRRIAFLGSRHVPVVSIHIVELIARSLAQEGHSIITSGSQGVNAAVIRAVLDVNPSLLTVLLPQSLDRQTVEVKDLLSSVLHLIEKEDNNDLPLPMASSLCNQEIINRCDQLICFAFHDSETLLSSCHSAEDMGKIVSLMFFD comes from the coding sequence ATGTCCTTGAGTCGATCACTCGATCTTCCTGCATTGGGACGAGTTGATACTCTCGCTCAGGAATTGGCCTTGTTGAAAAACGAGGGAAAAAGAAGAATTGCTTTTTTAGGGAGCAGGCATGTGCCTGTTGTTTCGATTCATATAGTTGAATTAATAGCAAGGTCTCTGGCTCAAGAGGGCCATTCGATAATTACTTCAGGTTCTCAAGGGGTAAATGCCGCAGTAATTAGAGCAGTTTTAGATGTTAACCCCTCTCTCTTAACTGTTTTGTTGCCTCAGTCTCTTGATAGGCAAACTGTCGAAGTGAAGGATCTTCTTAGCAGCGTTTTACATCTAATAGAAAAAGAAGACAATAATGATTTGCCTTTGCCAATGGCAAGTAGTCTTTGTAATCAAGAAATTATTAACAGATGTGATCAATTGATTTGTTTCGCTTTCCATGACAGTGAAACATTATTGAGTAGTTGCCATAGTGCTGAAGATATGGGAAAAATTGTGAGCCTGATGTTTTTTGATTAA
- a CDS encoding phosphotransacetylase family protein: MSKTFLIGSCEPFSGKSALVLGIARNLIASNQLVRFGKPLATSLELNVSERGDIKDMIDDDVRFVGETLKLTAENLIPSIQFLAASTANKRIQDNTLDPGIKFNEFKLSLDSSGEAINILEAAGSLHEGLLYGLSLSQLAKGLNAKVLLAHFWQDSRSVEALLEAKNQLGDHLSGVVLNAVNPDQIKDIKDNIVPSLKSLGLDVFGVMPRSPLLRSVTVEELVRRLNARVICCSDRLELMVETLSIGAMSVNSAMEFFRRRRNMAVVTGADRTDIQLAALEASTQCLILTGAGEPLPQLINRSEELDVPLLKVDRDTLSTVEVIEQAFGHVRLHETVKATYAFRLVQEHCDLERIFKTLGISSSVH, encoded by the coding sequence ATGAGCAAGACCTTTCTAATTGGATCATGTGAACCATTTAGCGGTAAGTCGGCATTAGTTCTTGGCATAGCAAGAAATTTAATTGCTTCAAACCAATTGGTTAGATTTGGTAAACCATTGGCGACAAGCCTTGAATTAAATGTCTCTGAAAGAGGAGACATAAAAGATATGATTGATGATGATGTCAGATTTGTTGGAGAGACATTAAAATTAACTGCGGAAAATTTAATTCCTTCCATTCAATTCTTGGCCGCCTCTACTGCTAACAAGAGGATTCAAGATAATACGTTAGACCCTGGAATTAAATTTAATGAGTTCAAGCTATCTCTAGACTCTTCTGGTGAGGCTATCAATATTCTTGAAGCAGCTGGTAGCTTGCACGAGGGACTCTTGTATGGATTAAGTCTGAGTCAACTAGCAAAAGGTTTAAACGCTAAAGTTTTACTCGCTCATTTTTGGCAAGATAGTAGAAGTGTTGAAGCTTTATTGGAGGCTAAAAATCAATTAGGAGATCATCTCAGTGGTGTTGTCTTAAATGCTGTTAATCCCGATCAAATAAAAGATATTAAAGACAATATAGTTCCATCTCTTAAGTCACTAGGTTTGGATGTGTTTGGAGTAATGCCTAGATCTCCTTTATTGAGGAGTGTCACTGTTGAAGAGTTGGTGAGACGTTTAAATGCTCGAGTTATTTGTTGTTCTGACAGGCTTGAGCTAATGGTCGAGACGTTAAGTATTGGGGCGATGAGTGTTAATTCTGCAATGGAGTTTTTTCGGAGAAGGCGTAATATGGCCGTAGTGACAGGAGCTGATCGAACAGATATCCAATTGGCTGCTTTGGAAGCTTCTACTCAATGTTTGATACTGACAGGTGCTGGCGAACCACTACCTCAATTGATTAATAGATCAGAAGAGCTGGATGTTCCATTGCTAAAAGTTGATAGAGATACTCTCTCAACAGTTGAGGTCATTGAGCAAGCTTTTGGTCATGTTCGTCTTCATGAGACAGTTAAAGCTACTTATGCTTTTCGATTAGTTCAAGAACATTGTGATCTTGAACGAATCTTTAAAACTTTAGGAATTTCTTCTTCAGTTCATTAA